The following is a genomic window from Pseudomonadota bacterium.
GCGATTGTAAAAATATCCGGGGTCGATGACCGGAACGGGGCTGAAGAGCTTTCCGGACTGGAGATCTGGGTTGACAGACGCTACCTGCCTGAACTTCTGCCGGATGAATTTTTCTGGCATGATCTGGTCGGCCTTGATGCGGTCTCCGAAAGCGGCCTTAAACTTGGCAGGGTGAAGGCCCTCTTTGCTACCGGCGGGCACGATGTGCTGGTCATCCGGGGTACCGGCCGTGAATACCTCGTTCCCGCCAGGCGCGAATTCATGCTTGATGTCGACCTGGATCGTCGCCTCCTGACCATCGCCGATGTCCCGGGGCTTTTTGACATGTAGTGTGGCGGCCCCGCACAGATAGTTTCCCTGTCTGCCTTTGCAGGCGTTTTTAGCCCCCCAGCCTCCACAAGAAATTCTCGGCCATGCAGTTTGATATCCTGACCATATTTCCGGACCTGTTACAATCGCCTCTTCAGGAAGGGATTATCCGCCGCGCTGTCCAGAGCGGCAGAATCACCGTCCATATTACCAACATCAGGGATTTTGCCACCGACAAGCACACCATGATCGACGACCGGCCCTTCGGGGGCGGTGAAGGGATGGTCATGAAGCCGGAGCCGATCGCTGCGGCACTCCGGAGTATTGCCGGTGGAGAGAGTCGCCCCCGGGTGATCCTGTTGAGCCCGCAGGGGAAAACCTTCACCCAGCGGACTGCCGAGACCCTTGCTCTGGAGAAACATCTGGTCTTTCTCTGTGGTCGTTATGAAGGGGTCGACGAACGGGTCAGCGAAATGTTTGTCGACGATGAGATCTCCATCGGCGACTATGTCCTGACCGGGGGAGAACTGGCGGCCATGGTCATGGTCGATGCCATCACCCGGCTGCTCCCGGGGGTACTGGGGTGTGCCGAATCGGCAAGCCAGGACACTTTCAGCAGCGGGATGCTGAAGCACCCTCAGTATACAAGGCCCCGCGAGTTTCAGGGGTCCGAAGTGCCGGAGGTGCTGCTTACCGGTGACCATCAGGCAATCCAGGATTGGCGGTTTGCCGAGTCGGTGAAGAAAACCCTGCGCAAGCGGCCGGAGATGCTGGCCGGACGCACTTTTTCCAAGGCGGAGCGAAAGGTCCTTTCCGGTCATGGACTCCTGGCTGAAGTCGATGCTCTCGGGAAGAGGACATCAGATTAAATTTTCTGCTGCTTGAGGTTCCAGCTATCAATTCCGACACCATGGAAAACGATATCAGAGTCGATCTGGCCCTTGTTCATTATCCGGTCTGCAACCGGAACAGTGAGGTGATCGGCTCGGCGGTCACCAACCTTGATATTCACGATATTGCCCGGGCGGGGCGCACCTTCGGGGTCGGCACGTATTATCTGGTGACCCCTTTTGCAGACCAGCAGCAGCTGGTGAATGAGATTGTCGATCACTGGCAGACCGGGCATGGGTCCGAATACAACAAGCCGAGAAAGGAGGCGCTGTCGATCGTTCGCGTATGCAGTGACCTGGAAGAGCTGTTCACGGAAGTTGCCGGGAATAGAGGGGCGCGGCCGATCATTGTCGCAACCAGCGCGGCGCGGAACGCGAAGACCATGGAGTATGTCGATGCCCGGCAGAAAATCTTCACCGGTGAACCGATGCTACTCCTGTTCGGTACCGGCTGGGGGCTCGCGCCGGAGGTCACTGAACGGATTGATGCTTTTCTGCCGCCGATCGTCGGCGGGGGTGACTACAACCACCTGTCGGTCCGGTCGGCCGCCTCGATAATCCTCGACAGGCTTCTCGGGGATCGCTGAGCGGGTCAGAAATGTTGTGAATCGTGATGATTCCCTCAGGATCTTGCCTCGACCGGGCGCAGCGGAACTCGGGTCATCAGCCCGCAGACTGCTCTTGCGCCCCTTCCGTCAACTCCGACGTTGCTCAGGCGTTGTGAAATGGCGCCTCCGCCCAGTCTGTCTGGCTGTTGCCTGACCGGATCATGGTTGAAACAGCGTGGTGATTATGTTTTTTTTTTAAAAAAAGTGATTTTTTCTAAATCAGTACTGGAAATTTTTTGTTCCATACGTTATTTTGTCGGCTTCCGTTTTTAGACGGGCTTTATCATAATGGAGAAATAAGCATGAGCGTAATAGCAGATATCGAAAAAGAGAATATGCGGTATGACATTCCGGTCTTTCGCGCAGGCGACACCGTCAGCGTCCATATCCGGATCATTGAGGGAACCAAGGAAAGGGTCCAGATATTCAAAGGCGTTGTTCTCAAACGCAAGAATGGTACCATGAACGCGACCTTCACCGTGCGGAAGGTTTCCCATGGTGTCGGTGTTGAGAAGACCTTCGCCCTTCACTCACCGAGGATCGAGAAAATAGTGGTTGAAAGCCTTGGCCGGGTACGTCGGTCCCGCCTTTACTACCTTCGTGATCTTCGTGGCAAGGCGGCCAGAATCAAGGAGCGTGGCATCAACTGAGGTCTGCTGCCATTATCTGGTTGACTGTTACCGCTTTCGGCTAGTGACAAAGCGGCCGGAAGTGTTCCGGGGAATTATAGACCCTGCTGCAAACCATGAAGTTTGCGGCGGGGTTTTTTTTTGGCGGATTTCAAGATGAGCATTCAGGGTGACCTGTTCACATCTGCAACGGAAGAGATTGGCGATAATTTTTCCTTCGAGAAGCAGCTCTACGCATCCGGAGTAAGAATTGTTGCCGGAACAGATGAGGCGGGGCGTGGACCCTTGGCCGGACCGGTGGTGGCAGCCTGTGTTGTTCTTCCCCGCGATTGTGATTGCACGGTATTTAAGGATTCCAAGAAGCTGTCCGGTGCCGCCAGAGAGAATCTTTATCAGCTGCTGAGGGAGCTTGATGCCATGATCGGCGTGGGTGTCTGCAGCGTTGAAGAGATCGACCGGCTGAATATCCTGCACGCCTCCCTTCTGGCCATGAAGAAGGCGATGGAGAACCTGCCGTTGGTTCCCGATTTTCTGCTGGTGGACGGAAAATTCACGATTCCGCACCAGGTCTCCCAGCAGAGTCTGGTCAAGGGTGAGTCCAGGAGCGCTTCGATTGCCGCGGCTTCCATTGTTGCCAAAGAGGAACGGGACCGAATGATGCACGATCTGGATCGGGAGTACCCGCAGTATCATTTTGCCCGGCATAAAGGGTATCCCACTGCGGAACACCGGGCGCTGATCGAAAAACACGGTCCGTCTCCGGTCCATCGCAGGTCTTTCAGGGGGGTCCGGGAATTTCTGGGAAAAGATGACTGAAAAACGTCTGTCACTTGGCAAAAGAGGCGAGGAGCTGGCCGCTGCGCTGCTGCGGAAATCCGGTTACCGGATTCTTGAAACCAATTACCGGGGCAAGCTCGGGGAAATAGATTTGATTGCCGAGGAGGGACGGTGCCTGGTCTTTGTCGAAGTCAAGACCAGAAGCGGTCTGGAATGCGGCCACCCTCTTGAGGGGATCGATTCGCGGAAACAGCGGCAGCTGGTCAGGGCGGCCAGGGAATACATGGCCAGGGAAAATTGCCAGGAGAGAGTGTGCCGGTTCGATGCGGTTTCTGTATTGACCGATGGTGCTGCACCCCGGCTTGAACTGGTGAAGAATATTATCGAACTGGACGGAGATTTTTTCTGATGACGGAACTGCTCGGCATTACCATGGGTTGTCCGGTCGGGATCGGCCCGGAAATAATCGTCCGTTTCCATGCCGGTCTGGTGACAGGCCGTTTTCTGCCGGTGGTGCTTGGGGATCCGGGTGTTCTTGAGAGATGTGCGGCAGGAATCGGCGGCGATACCCGGGTCGTCCGCTGGCAGCCCGGAGAAAAATATGTTGCCGGGGCGATCAATGTTCTGCCCCTCTCCGATCTTCCCCGGGATCTTGTCTGGGGGAAACCGGACTCGGTGACGGGTCTTGCCATGGGCAGCTATATCGTCGAGGCAGTGAAACTCATCAAAGAAGGTGTGCTGGCCGGGATGGTGACCTGTCCCATCACCAAGAGCGCCCTGAACCAGGCCGGATTTGATTACCCCGGGCATACCGAAATGCTCGCCGCCCTCTCGGGTGGAATCGAACACGCCATGATGCTTGCCGGGAAGAGCCTGCGGGTGACGCTGGTCACCATTCATGTTTCCCTGGCCGCGGTGCCGGAACTTCTTTCCGTGGAAAAGATCGTGAATCTGATCGGCCTGACCGGGCGTTCGCTGCAACAGGATTTTGCAATTCCCGCGCCAAGAATCGCGGTTGCCGGGTTGAACCCCCATTCCGGAGAGGACGGGATATTCGGGACTGAGGAGCGGGAGATGATCGGCCCGGCAGTGGCCCAGGCGAGAAAGGATGGCTGGCTGGTCGAAGGCCCGTTTCCCCCGGATACCGTTTTCAATAAGGCGGTGGCGGGTAAATATGACGCGGTCGTCTGCATGTATCACGACCAGGGGCTGATTCCTTTCAAGCTGCTCCATTTTGCGGACGGGGTTAACATCACCCTCGGCCTGCCCCTGGTGAGAACCTCGGTAGACCATGGTACGGCCTACGATATCGCCGGCAGATGGCAGGCTGATCCGGCAAGCCTTGGGGCAGCATACCGGCAGGCGGAAGAGATTATTATCAACCGTTCCCTGTTTGCTGAAAATCATTAAATATATTAAAGTCTTACAACGTCTGTCCGGGAATGGCGGTTATTTCATTCTTCGGGTATAAGTGTCGCTGGCTCGCTCTTATCGGTACGAGCAGGCACGCTGTTCAACTGAAGTCTCATGTGGAGACGGTGGTTACCGTCACGATGGACGGTTTGGGTTTGATCAAAAAAATTATAATTACAGATAGATGTCTTACGGAAAATTGATAGCGTTTGAAGGGATCGACGGCACGGGCAAATCGACCCAGATCAGGATGCTTGCGGATTGTCTTTCCGGCAGGGGATTTGATGTCGTCACCACCAGGGAACCGACTGACGGCCCCTGCGGCAGGAAAATCCGGTCGCTTTTCGCCAGTCGCGACCAGTTGA
Proteins encoded in this region:
- the rimM gene encoding ribosome maturation factor RimM (Essential for efficient processing of 16S rRNA) gives rise to the protein MDLTAAGSGPDQKIYIQAGKISKPHGIKGELRVHPYSENPDDFSGYPEILVVSPGGEYSPYQVQSSSAHGKVAIVKISGVDDRNGAEELSGLEIWVDRRYLPELLPDEFFWHDLVGLDAVSESGLKLGRVKALFATGGHDVLVIRGTGREYLVPARREFMLDVDLDRRLLTIADVPGLFDM
- the trmD gene encoding tRNA (guanosine(37)-N1)-methyltransferase TrmD, yielding MQFDILTIFPDLLQSPLQEGIIRRAVQSGRITVHITNIRDFATDKHTMIDDRPFGGGEGMVMKPEPIAAALRSIAGGESRPRVILLSPQGKTFTQRTAETLALEKHLVFLCGRYEGVDERVSEMFVDDEISIGDYVLTGGELAAMVMVDAITRLLPGVLGCAESASQDTFSSGMLKHPQYTRPREFQGSEVPEVLLTGDHQAIQDWRFAESVKKTLRKRPEMLAGRTFSKAERKVLSGHGLLAEVDALGKRTSD
- a CDS encoding RNA methyltransferase: MENDIRVDLALVHYPVCNRNSEVIGSAVTNLDIHDIARAGRTFGVGTYYLVTPFADQQQLVNEIVDHWQTGHGSEYNKPRKEALSIVRVCSDLEELFTEVAGNRGARPIIVATSAARNAKTMEYVDARQKIFTGEPMLLLFGTGWGLAPEVTERIDAFLPPIVGGGDYNHLSVRSAASIILDRLLGDR
- the rplS gene encoding 50S ribosomal protein L19 — translated: MSVIADIEKENMRYDIPVFRAGDTVSVHIRIIEGTKERVQIFKGVVLKRKNGTMNATFTVRKVSHGVGVEKTFALHSPRIEKIVVESLGRVRRSRLYYLRDLRGKAARIKERGIN
- a CDS encoding ribonuclease HII, producing the protein MSIQGDLFTSATEEIGDNFSFEKQLYASGVRIVAGTDEAGRGPLAGPVVAACVVLPRDCDCTVFKDSKKLSGAARENLYQLLRELDAMIGVGVCSVEEIDRLNILHASLLAMKKAMENLPLVPDFLLVDGKFTIPHQVSQQSLVKGESRSASIAAASIVAKEERDRMMHDLDREYPQYHFARHKGYPTAEHRALIEKHGPSPVHRRSFRGVREFLGKDD
- a CDS encoding YraN family protein, which translates into the protein MTEKRLSLGKRGEELAAALLRKSGYRILETNYRGKLGEIDLIAEEGRCLVFVEVKTRSGLECGHPLEGIDSRKQRQLVRAAREYMARENCQERVCRFDAVSVLTDGAAPRLELVKNIIELDGDFF
- the pdxA gene encoding 4-hydroxythreonine-4-phosphate dehydrogenase PdxA; its protein translation is MTELLGITMGCPVGIGPEIIVRFHAGLVTGRFLPVVLGDPGVLERCAAGIGGDTRVVRWQPGEKYVAGAINVLPLSDLPRDLVWGKPDSVTGLAMGSYIVEAVKLIKEGVLAGMVTCPITKSALNQAGFDYPGHTEMLAALSGGIEHAMMLAGKSLRVTLVTIHVSLAAVPELLSVEKIVNLIGLTGRSLQQDFAIPAPRIAVAGLNPHSGEDGIFGTEEREMIGPAVAQARKDGWLVEGPFPPDTVFNKAVAGKYDAVVCMYHDQGLIPFKLLHFADGVNITLGLPLVRTSVDHGTAYDIAGRWQADPASLGAAYRQAEEIIINRSLFAENH